Proteins from a genomic interval of Rhodothermus marinus:
- the purH gene encoding bifunctional phosphoribosylaminoimidazolecarboxamide formyltransferase/IMP cyclohydrolase, with product MLHQPRTHEPPPDLQPVRRALLSVFDKTGLVDFARRLAERGIELISTGGTARTLRGAGLAVRDVSELTGFPEILDGRVKTLHPAVHGGLLARRNVPEDLAQLERHGIAPIDLVVVNLYPFEQAVEQAPDDEALAVENIDIGGPTLIRAAAKNFFFTAVVVDPSDYDAVAGELEQHAGALTLATRRRLAQKAFARTAAYDRAIAAYLERRLQPEAPEPLPPRLQIDLPRVQILRYGENPHQRAALYGNPDRFFRQLHGKALSFNNLLDLSAALRLIDEFREADPTCAILKHTNPCGVATADTLAEAYARAFATDRRSPFGGIVVVNRPLDRETAEAIDQIFTEVIIAPDFEEGVLDFLKKKANRRIIQQLRPVQEELDVRSAVGGLLVQEADGPLPPLEALRSSWRVVTRRAPTEAEWRDLDFAWRVVKHVKSNAIVYARDRATLGIGAGQMSRVDASEIAVLKGKREGHDFTGSVVASDAFFPFADGLLAAVESGARAVIQPGGSIRDEEVIQAADAHDVAMVFTGTRHFRH from the coding sequence ATGCTGCATCAACCGCGCACCCACGAGCCCCCTCCGGACCTGCAGCCCGTCCGACGGGCGCTGCTGTCGGTGTTCGACAAAACCGGTCTGGTAGACTTCGCCCGTCGCCTGGCGGAGCGGGGCATCGAGCTGATCTCCACGGGCGGCACGGCCCGCACGCTGCGCGGGGCCGGTCTGGCCGTGCGCGACGTCTCGGAGCTGACCGGCTTTCCGGAAATCCTCGACGGCCGCGTCAAGACGCTGCATCCGGCTGTTCACGGCGGCCTGCTGGCCCGCCGCAACGTGCCCGAAGACCTGGCCCAGCTCGAACGGCACGGCATCGCGCCCATCGATCTGGTGGTGGTCAACCTGTATCCCTTCGAGCAGGCCGTCGAGCAGGCACCCGACGACGAAGCGCTGGCCGTCGAAAACATCGACATTGGCGGCCCCACGCTCATTCGCGCCGCCGCCAAGAACTTTTTCTTCACGGCCGTGGTGGTCGATCCGTCCGATTACGACGCCGTCGCCGGCGAGCTGGAGCAGCACGCGGGTGCGCTGACGCTGGCCACGCGCCGCCGCCTGGCCCAGAAGGCTTTTGCCCGGACGGCCGCCTACGACCGGGCCATTGCCGCCTATCTGGAGCGCCGCCTGCAGCCCGAAGCACCGGAGCCGCTGCCGCCCCGGCTGCAGATCGACCTGCCGCGCGTTCAGATTCTGCGCTACGGCGAAAATCCCCACCAGCGGGCGGCTCTCTACGGCAACCCGGATCGGTTCTTCCGCCAGCTCCACGGCAAGGCGCTCTCCTTCAACAACCTGCTGGATCTGAGCGCGGCCCTGCGGCTAATCGACGAGTTCCGGGAGGCCGATCCCACCTGCGCCATCCTGAAGCACACGAACCCGTGTGGCGTGGCCACGGCCGACACGCTCGCCGAAGCCTACGCGCGCGCCTTCGCCACCGACCGGCGCTCGCCCTTCGGCGGGATCGTGGTGGTCAACCGTCCGCTCGACCGCGAGACGGCCGAGGCCATCGACCAGATTTTCACCGAAGTGATCATCGCGCCGGACTTCGAGGAGGGCGTGCTGGACTTTCTGAAAAAGAAGGCCAACCGACGCATCATCCAGCAGCTCCGTCCGGTGCAGGAAGAGCTGGACGTGCGCTCGGCCGTGGGTGGCCTGCTGGTGCAGGAGGCCGACGGTCCCCTGCCGCCGCTGGAGGCGCTGCGTTCGTCCTGGCGCGTGGTGACCCGCCGCGCTCCCACCGAAGCCGAGTGGCGCGACCTGGACTTCGCCTGGCGCGTGGTCAAACACGTCAAGAGCAATGCCATCGTGTACGCGCGCGACCGGGCCACGCTGGGCATCGGGGCCGGCCAGATGAGCCGGGTGGACGCCTCCGAGATCGCCGTGCTGAAAGGAAAACGCGAAGGGCACGATTTTACCGGAAGCGTGGTGGCCTCCGACGCCTTCTTCCCCTTTGCCGACGGCCTGCTGGCCGCCGTCGAAAGCGGTGCGCGCGCCGTAATCCAGCCGGGCGGCTCCATCCGGGACGAAGAGGTGATCCAGGCGGCCGACGCGCACGACGTCGCCATGGTCTTCACCGGTACCCGGCACTTCCGCCACTGA
- a CDS encoding rod shape-determining protein: MGLFNFATDVAIDLGTANTLVYIKGRGIVLNEPSIVAVHRSTRKVIAIGREALQMHERTHPEIETIRPLKDGVIADFEVAEQMIRGFIQKVQRSWYTSIRRMVVCIPSGITEVEKRAVRDSAEHAGAKRVYLISEPMAAAIGIGLNVEEPVGNMVVDIGGGTTEIAVIALAGIVVNESIRIGGDELDNAIIQYFKRNHNLLIGQRTAERIKCEIGSAVELDPELELSVKGRDLVSGIPKVRTISSEDVREALREPVSQIAAAVLRCLERTPPELGADILERGIMLTGGGALLKGLDVLIRNRVELPVYVAEDPLTAVARGTGKVLEDLDRYERVLL; this comes from the coding sequence ATGGGGCTGTTCAACTTCGCCACCGACGTTGCCATTGACCTGGGGACGGCCAACACCCTGGTGTACATCAAGGGCCGCGGCATCGTGCTGAACGAACCCAGCATCGTGGCCGTGCACCGGAGCACGCGCAAGGTCATTGCCATCGGCCGCGAAGCCCTGCAGATGCACGAACGCACGCACCCCGAGATCGAAACGATCCGGCCGCTCAAAGACGGCGTCATCGCCGACTTCGAGGTGGCCGAGCAGATGATCCGGGGTTTTATCCAGAAGGTGCAGCGTAGCTGGTACACCTCGATCCGCCGCATGGTGGTCTGCATCCCCAGCGGCATCACCGAGGTGGAAAAGCGTGCCGTGCGCGACTCGGCCGAGCACGCCGGCGCCAAGCGCGTCTATCTGATCAGCGAACCCATGGCCGCCGCCATCGGCATCGGCCTGAACGTGGAGGAGCCGGTGGGCAACATGGTAGTGGACATCGGCGGCGGCACTACCGAGATCGCCGTGATCGCACTGGCCGGGATCGTCGTGAACGAGTCGATCCGCATCGGCGGCGACGAACTGGACAACGCGATCATCCAGTATTTCAAGCGTAATCACAACCTGCTCATCGGTCAGCGCACGGCCGAGCGCATCAAGTGCGAGATTGGAAGCGCCGTCGAGCTGGACCCGGAGCTGGAACTGTCGGTCAAGGGACGCGATCTGGTCAGCGGCATTCCGAAGGTGCGCACCATCTCGTCGGAGGACGTGCGCGAGGCGCTGCGCGAGCCGGTCAGCCAGATCGCGGCGGCCGTGCTGCGCTGCCTGGAGCGCACGCCGCCGGAGCTGGGCGCCGACATCCTGGAACGCGGCATCATGCTCACGGGCGGTGGTGCCCTGCTCAAAGGGCTGGATGTGCTGATCCGCAACCGCGTAGAGCTGCCGGTCTACGTGGCCGAGGATCCACTGACGGCCGTGGCCCGCGGAACCGGCAAGGTGCTGGAAGACCTCGATCGCTACGAGCGGGTGCTGCTCTAA
- the mreC gene encoding rod shape-determining protein MreC produces the protein MTRTNWLVDALLLVVVLGLSLTLLLLHNEPVLRGLRALTLELSARAEARLAWAGHYFRALEENERLRAENIHLAGELARAREALSANERLTRLLALRDSLSPLPFRAARIVARDITRQRNYLTIDAGRNDGVLPGMAVVDDRGIIGTVLLATPHYARVLPYLNTDFRVAARIQPIGAAGIVRWDGEQPDRLLMEFVSRTEPVQPGMPVVTTTYSGIFPPGFPVGRVAEVTRQPGLNTLRIYLEPASPLDQASYVFVILRPPDPERQLLNSTDTP, from the coding sequence ATGACGCGCACAAACTGGCTCGTTGACGCCTTGCTGCTGGTAGTGGTGCTGGGTCTGTCGCTGACCCTGCTTTTGCTGCACAACGAGCCGGTGCTCAGGGGTCTGCGCGCGCTGACGCTGGAGCTGTCGGCCCGGGCCGAGGCGCGCCTGGCCTGGGCGGGCCACTACTTCCGGGCGCTCGAGGAAAACGAACGACTGCGGGCCGAAAACATCCACCTGGCGGGCGAGCTGGCCCGCGCCCGTGAAGCCCTGAGTGCCAACGAACGCCTGACCCGCCTGCTGGCGCTGCGCGACAGCCTCTCGCCGCTGCCGTTCCGTGCCGCCCGCATCGTGGCACGCGACATCACGCGCCAGCGCAACTACCTGACGATCGACGCCGGCCGCAACGATGGCGTGCTGCCCGGCATGGCCGTCGTAGACGACCGGGGTATCATCGGCACGGTCCTGCTGGCCACGCCCCACTATGCCCGCGTCCTTCCCTACCTGAACACCGATTTCCGCGTGGCGGCTCGCATCCAGCCCATCGGCGCTGCCGGCATCGTGCGCTGGGACGGCGAACAGCCCGACCGCCTGCTCATGGAATTCGTCAGCCGCACCGAACCCGTACAGCCCGGCATGCCGGTGGTCACCACCACCTACAGCGGCATCTTTCCACCGGGCTTTCCGGTGGGCCGCGTTGCCGAAGTCACCCGCCAGCCCGGCCTCAACACGCTGCGCATCTACCTGGAGCCGGCCTCGCCCCTGGATCAGGCTTCCTACGTGTTCGTCATCCTGCGGCCGCCCGACCCGGAACGCCAGCTGTTGAACAGCACCGACACACCCTGA
- the dacB gene encoding D-alanyl-D-alanine carboxypeptidase/D-alanyl-D-alanine endopeptidase, whose amino-acid sequence MRLRIWPILLLLWSVPAPVHAQSPRPLQATLDRLLETPDYESAFWGALVLDLRDSTVLYARHARQNFTPASVTKLFITAAALEQLGPDFRYVTRLLADGSVIDGVLQGNLIVRGAGDPAIGGRFTDGDRTATFRAWADSLRRRGIHRIAGDLIGDDDYFDDTPLGTGWSWDDLTYWYAAEISALSFNDNCVDVTIEARRPGEPGLLTWEPPTTYVSLINQTYTIPAGQQLKEGYRRLPGTNTIVLFSRVPEGRRDTESLTVHNPTRFFVHVLREVLLAEGIAVEGEPVDVDDLSIKPEYTAPNLWTVATYTSPPLSEIVRIINRRSQNLYAEMLLRTLGAERPVPDSTLVPGSAEMGLAAAARTWLRAGIDTSRIQLVDGSGLSAQNLVTPEATVRLLAYMATHPDRAVWRAFYTSLPAGGEEETTLQDRFRAGRARGNVRAKTGTISNTSALAGYVRTADGRLLAFAIFCNHYTVPTRQVRRTIDAFVEHLARYRN is encoded by the coding sequence ATGCGCCTGCGCATCTGGCCGATCCTGCTGTTGCTGTGGAGCGTGCCGGCGCCGGTCCATGCCCAGTCGCCCCGGCCGCTCCAGGCGACGCTGGACCGGTTGCTTGAAACCCCCGACTACGAGTCGGCCTTCTGGGGCGCGCTCGTCCTGGACCTGCGCGACAGCACCGTGCTCTACGCCCGCCACGCCCGCCAGAACTTCACCCCGGCCTCCGTCACCAAGCTGTTCATCACAGCGGCGGCGCTGGAACAGCTTGGTCCCGACTTCCGCTACGTGACCCGTCTGCTGGCCGACGGATCCGTCATAGACGGCGTGCTCCAGGGCAACCTGATCGTCCGTGGCGCGGGCGACCCCGCCATCGGCGGCCGCTTCACCGACGGCGACCGCACGGCCACGTTTCGCGCCTGGGCCGACTCGCTGCGCCGCCGGGGCATCCACCGGATCGCCGGCGACCTCATCGGCGACGACGACTACTTCGACGACACGCCACTGGGCACGGGCTGGAGCTGGGACGACCTGACCTACTGGTATGCCGCCGAGATCAGCGCACTGTCGTTCAACGACAACTGCGTGGACGTCACGATCGAAGCGCGCCGCCCGGGCGAACCGGGCCTTCTGACGTGGGAGCCTCCCACTACCTACGTCTCCCTGATCAACCAGACCTACACGATTCCCGCCGGACAGCAGCTGAAAGAAGGCTATCGCCGCCTGCCCGGTACCAACACGATCGTACTCTTCAGTCGCGTGCCCGAAGGTCGCCGCGACACCGAGTCGCTCACAGTGCACAACCCGACGCGTTTCTTTGTGCACGTACTGCGCGAGGTGCTGCTGGCCGAAGGCATCGCCGTCGAAGGAGAGCCGGTGGATGTCGATGACCTCTCGATCAAACCCGAATACACCGCTCCGAACCTGTGGACGGTAGCCACCTATACCTCGCCGCCACTTTCAGAGATCGTCCGGATCATCAACCGGCGGAGCCAGAACCTGTACGCCGAAATGCTGTTGCGCACGCTGGGGGCCGAGCGGCCGGTGCCCGACAGCACGCTTGTGCCCGGATCGGCCGAGATGGGGCTGGCAGCCGCCGCCCGCACCTGGCTCCGCGCCGGCATCGACACCAGCCGCATCCAGTTGGTGGACGGTTCCGGTCTTTCGGCACAGAACCTGGTTACGCCCGAGGCTACCGTACGCCTGCTGGCCTACATGGCCACCCATCCCGATCGCGCGGTCTGGCGGGCGTTCTACACGTCGCTGCCTGCCGGCGGCGAGGAAGAGACCACACTGCAGGATCGCTTTCGTGCCGGACGCGCCCGCGGCAACGTCCGCGCCAAGACCGGCACGATCTCGAACACGAGCGCCCTGGCGGGATATGTGCGCACCGCCGACGGCCGCCTGCTCGCCTTTGCCATCTTCTGTAATCACTACACCGTCCCCACCCGTCAGGTCCGCCGCACCATCGACGCCTTCGTCGAGCACCTGGCCCGCTACCGCAACTGA
- the hslV gene encoding ATP-dependent protease subunit HslV, whose protein sequence is MPHQQIHGTTVLGVRHNGRVALGADGQATLGNTVMKRRAQKVRALYNGKILAGFAGATADALTLFERFEGKLQQHGGNVLRAAVELAKDWRTDRYLRRLDALLAVASPDRLLLISGNGDLIEPDDDIVAIGSGGPFALAAARALRKHRPDLSARAIVEEALSIAADICIYTNHEFTILEIDSK, encoded by the coding sequence ATGCCCCACCAGCAGATTCACGGCACCACGGTACTGGGCGTACGCCATAACGGCCGCGTGGCCCTGGGCGCCGACGGACAGGCCACGCTGGGCAACACGGTCATGAAGCGCCGCGCCCAGAAGGTCCGGGCGCTCTACAACGGCAAGATCCTGGCCGGCTTTGCCGGCGCCACCGCCGACGCCCTGACGCTTTTCGAGCGCTTCGAGGGCAAATTGCAGCAACACGGCGGCAACGTGCTCCGCGCGGCCGTCGAACTGGCCAAAGACTGGCGCACCGACCGCTACCTGCGCCGCCTGGACGCCCTGCTGGCCGTCGCCTCACCCGACCGCCTGCTGCTCATCAGCGGCAATGGCGACCTGATCGAACCCGACGACGACATCGTGGCCATCGGCTCCGGCGGACCCTTCGCACTGGCCGCTGCCCGCGCCCTCCGCAAACACCGCCCCGACCTGTCGGCCCGTGCCATCGTCGAAGAGGCCCTCTCCATTGCGGCCGACATCTGCATCTACACCAACCACGAGTTCACGATTCTGGAGATTGATTCGAAATAA
- a CDS encoding NYN domain-containing protein: MDRSHSRKPIRTTALFVDYENLYQQAARYLKDTSDLNGQLADLLYSLRRYLLARRRFRVVLGRAYADFEQYDDGLAIQRVLAEQGIVPRMVPSSYEAPSRSLQLTIDALQTLQSHPEVQAFVVVSGNRSYLPLLEHLRGHGRQIALLQLTSPSDLVYERLGDRLLLDPRPILEHAGLRQLLAHLSGPVENTPPAPPPAFASLADDPDALKALELILEHFGQYEEVYLTPLLRKMSETFDETRVEPKELINRLEAAGAVRLERRRGFPYDYTVLILHEDHPDVRRLREAMASQPEPEPKVGGDLSDEDHVEDTSGEEPSAF, translated from the coding sequence ATGGATCGTTCACATTCCAGAAAACCGATCCGAACCACGGCCCTCTTTGTGGATTACGAAAACCTGTATCAGCAGGCTGCCCGCTACCTGAAAGATACCAGCGACCTCAACGGACAGCTGGCCGATCTGCTCTACAGCCTCCGTCGCTATCTGCTGGCGCGTCGTCGCTTCCGCGTGGTGCTGGGACGTGCCTATGCCGACTTCGAGCAATACGACGACGGGCTGGCCATCCAGCGCGTACTGGCCGAACAGGGCATTGTGCCGCGCATGGTGCCTTCGAGCTACGAGGCGCCATCCCGATCGCTCCAGCTCACCATCGACGCACTGCAGACGCTGCAAAGCCATCCCGAAGTGCAGGCGTTCGTGGTGGTCAGCGGCAACCGTTCGTACCTGCCGCTGCTGGAGCACCTGCGCGGCCACGGTCGCCAGATCGCCCTCCTGCAGCTGACCTCGCCTTCCGACCTGGTCTATGAGCGCCTGGGCGACCGCCTGCTGCTGGATCCCCGTCCGATTCTGGAGCACGCCGGATTGCGTCAGCTGCTGGCACACCTGTCGGGTCCCGTAGAAAATACGCCGCCTGCCCCGCCGCCGGCCTTCGCTTCGCTGGCCGACGATCCGGATGCCCTGAAGGCGCTCGAACTGATCCTCGAACACTTCGGCCAGTACGAGGAGGTCTACCTTACGCCTTTGCTCCGGAAGATGTCGGAAACCTTCGACGAAACCCGGGTCGAGCCCAAAGAGCTGATCAACCGCCTCGAAGCAGCGGGCGCCGTCCGGCTGGAACGTCGGCGCGGCTTCCCCTACGATTACACCGTGCTCATCCTGCACGAAGACCACCCCGACGTGCGTCGCCTCCGGGAAGCAATGGCCTCACAGCCTGAGCCGGAACCCAAGGTCGGCGGAGATCTATCCGACGAAGATCACGTTGAAGACACTTCCGGGGAAGAACCGTCGGCGTTCTAA
- the hslU gene encoding ATP-dependent protease ATPase subunit HslU, whose protein sequence is MEQEPLTSQEAGMKRELTPREIVAELDKYIVGQEEAKKCVAIALRNRWRRLNAPPEMREEIMPNNILMIGPTGVGKTEIARRLAKLAGAPFIKVEATKFTEVGYVGRDVDSMIRDLVDIAVNMVREEHEQRVRDRARELAEERILDILVPPARPTPRPEMVQGPGFFLQSTATTAADDAEAEARERTRQRFREKLKAGELDDREIEIEVAADTMPMVQVFGPLGIEEMGVNLQELFGNLTGRRRKKRRVTVAEAREILTQEEAQKLIDMDKVTREALERVEQSGIVFIDEIDKVAARDGARGGPDVSREGVQRDLLPLVEGCSVMTKYGMVRTDHILFIASGAFHVAKPSDLIPELQGRFPIRVELKSLTEEDFYKILTQPKNALLKQYQALLKAEGVEIEFTDAAVRKIAEIAARVNEEVENIGARRLHTVLTTLLEDILFEVPDNVPEDRKIVVDADLVEQRLSGIVQNRDLSQYIL, encoded by the coding sequence ATGGAGCAGGAACCCCTTACTTCTCAGGAGGCCGGAATGAAGCGCGAGCTGACCCCGCGCGAGATCGTCGCGGAGCTGGATAAATACATCGTCGGTCAGGAGGAAGCCAAAAAGTGCGTGGCCATTGCGCTGCGCAACCGCTGGCGCCGGCTGAACGCCCCGCCGGAGATGCGGGAAGAGATCATGCCGAACAACATCCTGATGATCGGCCCTACCGGCGTGGGCAAGACCGAGATTGCCCGTCGCCTGGCGAAGCTGGCCGGTGCGCCGTTCATCAAGGTCGAAGCCACCAAGTTCACCGAGGTCGGTTATGTGGGCCGCGATGTGGACAGCATGATCCGCGATCTGGTGGACATCGCGGTCAACATGGTGCGCGAGGAGCACGAGCAGCGCGTGCGCGACCGGGCCCGTGAGCTGGCCGAGGAGCGCATCCTCGACATCCTGGTGCCGCCGGCCCGCCCGACTCCCCGCCCGGAAATGGTGCAGGGTCCGGGCTTCTTCCTGCAGAGCACGGCCACCACGGCCGCCGACGACGCCGAGGCCGAAGCCCGGGAGCGCACCCGTCAGCGTTTCCGTGAAAAGCTCAAGGCGGGCGAGCTGGACGACCGGGAGATCGAAATTGAGGTGGCCGCCGACACGATGCCCATGGTGCAGGTCTTCGGGCCGCTGGGCATCGAGGAAATGGGCGTCAACCTGCAGGAGCTGTTCGGTAACCTGACGGGCCGCCGCCGCAAGAAGCGCCGCGTCACCGTGGCCGAAGCGCGCGAGATCCTCACGCAGGAGGAAGCGCAGAAGCTCATCGACATGGACAAGGTCACGCGCGAGGCGCTGGAGCGCGTGGAGCAGTCGGGCATCGTCTTCATCGACGAGATCGACAAGGTGGCCGCCCGCGACGGCGCCCGGGGCGGCCCGGACGTGTCGCGCGAGGGCGTGCAGCGCGACCTGCTGCCGCTGGTGGAAGGCTGCAGCGTGATGACCAAATACGGCATGGTCCGCACCGACCACATCCTGTTCATCGCCAGCGGGGCCTTCCACGTGGCCAAACCCAGCGACCTGATCCCGGAACTACAGGGCCGCTTCCCGATCCGCGTCGAACTGAAGAGCCTGACCGAGGAGGACTTTTACAAGATCCTGACGCAACCCAAAAACGCGCTGCTCAAGCAGTACCAGGCCCTGCTGAAGGCTGAGGGCGTCGAGATCGAGTTCACCGACGCGGCCGTGCGCAAGATTGCCGAGATCGCCGCGCGCGTGAACGAAGAGGTCGAAAACATCGGCGCCCGCCGCCTCCACACGGTGCTGACCACGCTGCTGGAAGACATCCTCTTCGAGGTGCCCGACAACGTGCCCGAGGATCGCAAGATCGTGGTGGATGCCGACCTGGTGGAGCAGCGACTCAGCGGTATCGTACAGAACCGGGATCTGAGCCAGTACATCCTCTGA
- a CDS encoding GNAT family N-acetyltransferase produces the protein MICYRLEDPEGRRRWEALQAARTSPFAHPEVLLGLARLFGRRVEIVEVDARGGPAAIALLVRRMGPWRWASHPPLLPESPLVVPDASVPALPERLLEALSRRYARVDLHLPPGWTDVRPALWRGWRAHPLYTYEIDLEQTSPAHWSENPRRLFRKAAASYRLIEDARLAPVVARLVAAGYRRHRRPPPASAERLAALLEALARAGPVRIFGVQHASGETEAAVALMVAPPRAWYWLAGSMPGPAMTVLLGYLWSRLREEGFHWFDFVGANTPSIAEFKRRFNPTLRLYFRLTCDRSPLQTLLRHMPGLR, from the coding sequence GTGATCTGCTATCGGCTGGAAGATCCGGAAGGACGGCGACGCTGGGAAGCCCTGCAGGCTGCCCGGACGTCGCCGTTTGCGCATCCGGAGGTGCTGCTCGGGCTGGCGCGGCTCTTCGGCCGCCGCGTCGAAATCGTGGAGGTGGACGCCAGAGGCGGTCCGGCCGCCATAGCGCTGCTGGTACGCCGCATGGGACCCTGGCGGTGGGCCTCGCATCCGCCCCTGCTGCCCGAGTCGCCGTTGGTCGTTCCGGATGCGTCCGTGCCGGCGCTCCCGGAGCGGCTGCTGGAGGCACTATCTCGCCGCTATGCGCGCGTCGATTTGCACCTGCCTCCGGGGTGGACGGACGTGCGGCCGGCCCTGTGGCGTGGCTGGCGGGCCCATCCGCTTTACACCTACGAAATCGACCTGGAGCAGACCTCACCCGCGCACTGGTCCGAAAATCCCCGCCGCCTTTTCCGCAAAGCGGCGGCAAGCTATCGGCTGATCGAAGACGCCCGGCTGGCCCCCGTAGTGGCCCGTCTGGTGGCGGCCGGCTACCGGCGCCACCGCCGCCCGCCCCCGGCGTCGGCCGAGCGCCTGGCCGCCCTGCTCGAAGCACTTGCGAGGGCCGGACCGGTCCGCATTTTCGGCGTGCAGCATGCGTCAGGGGAGACGGAAGCGGCCGTGGCGCTCATGGTGGCACCGCCGCGCGCCTGGTACTGGCTGGCCGGAAGCATGCCCGGCCCTGCCATGACCGTGCTGCTGGGATACCTCTGGAGCCGGCTCCGGGAAGAAGGCTTTCACTGGTTCGATTTTGTCGGAGCCAACACCCCCTCTATTGCCGAGTTCAAGCGTCGCTTTAACCCGACGCTGCGGCTTTACTTTCGACTGACCTGCGACCGCTCGCCGCTGCAGACGCTATTGCGCCACATGCCCGGCCTTCGCTGA
- a CDS encoding lipopolysaccharide biosynthesis protein, translating into MEPAPTSTSPSERPLRGPVLTLLSGSSIALALSYLAQPLLTRLYTPEAFGVLDAFVALASLLFVLGTLRYEDALLLPHDEAEARGLLRLSVYILLGLGLLCLVLSLPGRLLLARAGEAALADWLPWLGPALLLMGGGRLAELWLMRREAFRTLSAGTALRAAATTTLRLAAGLPPLQAGAAGLIGGFLGGHLSALLLYGWRLRRMPSEASDPPPSLTALARRYRRFPLFTLPAALLNALSMRLPFLLLLAFFDTRVLGFFGRAFMVLSVPLGLVGGATGQVFFVRAAEARHGNGLAALTLRVYRRLLQVGLYPVLLLMLLGPDLFAFVFGQPWHTAGQYAVWIAPWLLLAGVASPLSRLFDVLERQRADFAISVLLFLLQTGALVVGGLQGRPETALLLLGLTGVLGRTVQLGVLLRLAGVSTREALIPLLRYGLYSLPLLGLLHLSASHLSPPFHLGLALLSVPLYLGLGVWLERRAA; encoded by the coding sequence ATGGAGCCCGCGCCCACATCCACATCGCCATCCGAGCGCCCGCTCCGGGGGCCGGTACTCACGCTGCTGTCCGGCTCGTCGATCGCCCTGGCCCTGTCCTATCTGGCCCAGCCGCTGCTGACCCGCCTCTACACGCCGGAAGCGTTCGGCGTGCTGGACGCCTTCGTGGCGCTGGCGAGCCTGCTGTTTGTGCTGGGAACACTCCGGTACGAGGACGCGCTGCTGCTACCCCACGACGAAGCCGAAGCGCGCGGCCTGCTCCGGCTTTCCGTTTACATCCTGCTCGGCCTCGGCCTGCTCTGCCTGGTGCTGAGCCTGCCCGGACGTCTGTTGCTTGCACGCGCGGGCGAGGCGGCGCTGGCCGACTGGCTCCCCTGGCTCGGCCCTGCCCTGCTGCTCATGGGCGGGGGACGCCTGGCCGAGCTGTGGCTGATGCGCCGTGAGGCGTTCCGGACGCTTTCGGCCGGCACCGCCCTGCGTGCCGCCGCCACGACGACGCTGCGGCTGGCGGCCGGCCTGCCTCCTCTGCAGGCGGGTGCAGCTGGACTCATCGGCGGCTTTCTGGGCGGCCACCTGAGCGCACTGCTGCTCTATGGCTGGCGTCTGCGCCGCATGCCATCGGAAGCGTCGGATCCTCCTCCTTCGCTGACCGCACTGGCCCGCCGCTACCGGCGTTTTCCGCTGTTTACCCTTCCGGCTGCCCTGCTCAACGCACTGAGCATGCGTCTGCCTTTTCTGCTGCTGCTGGCCTTCTTCGACACCCGGGTGCTGGGCTTTTTCGGCCGCGCCTTCATGGTACTGAGCGTTCCGCTGGGACTGGTGGGCGGCGCGACCGGTCAGGTTTTCTTCGTCCGTGCCGCCGAAGCCCGCCACGGCAACGGGCTGGCCGCGCTGACCCTGCGCGTCTACCGGCGTCTGCTGCAGGTGGGCCTCTATCCGGTGCTGCTCTTGATGCTGCTGGGCCCCGACCTGTTCGCCTTCGTCTTCGGCCAGCCGTGGCACACGGCCGGCCAATACGCCGTCTGGATCGCCCCCTGGCTGCTGCTGGCGGGAGTGGCCTCACCGCTGAGCCGGCTGTTCGACGTGCTGGAGCGCCAGCGGGCCGACTTCGCCATCAGCGTCTTGCTCTTTCTGCTGCAGACGGGCGCGCTCGTCGTCGGCGGACTACAGGGGCGACCGGAGACGGCCCTGCTCCTGCTCGGACTGACCGGCGTGCTGGGGCGCACCGTCCAGCTCGGGGTCCTGCTTCGGCTGGCCGGCGTCTCGACCCGCGAGGCGCTGATTCCGCTGCTACGCTACGGCCTCTACAGCCTTCCGCTGCTGGGGCTGCTCCACCTGAGCGCTTCGCACCTGTCCCCTCCCTTTCATCTTGGTCTGGCCCTGCTCAGCGTGCCGCTCTATCTGGGCCTCGGCGTCTGGCTTGAGCGGCGGGCTGCCTGA